From Larus michahellis chromosome 8, bLarMic1.1, whole genome shotgun sequence, one genomic window encodes:
- the MPG gene encoding DNA-3-methyladenine glycosylase, which yields MPRKRKLLAQLSALQSNSSFPPFDALVNLNATSDGDSAPKSSKYFAVEKKNSSQLEADFFNQPCISLAKSFLGQILVRKLPDGRELWGRIVETEAYLGGEDEASHSKGGKQTQRNAAMFMKPGTLYVYQIYGIYFCVNVSSQGEGAAVLLRSLEPLQGLDAMRELRSASRKGPTKPLKDWQLCNGPSKLCQALGIDKAFDQRDLTQDAAIWMVPGHDLPGEQDVVATTRIGIGNTGEWAQKPLRFYLRGNKFVSVVDKKMEREMAAMGQISCS from the exons ATGCCgagaaaaagaaagctgttgGCTCAATTAAGTGCTCTCCAAAGCAACTCCAGCTTCCCTCCTTTTGATGCCTTGGTGAACCTGAATGCTACGTCTGATGGGGATTCTGctccaaaaagcagcaaatattttgcagtagagaaaaaaaattcttcccagctAGAAGCAGATTTTTTCAACCAGCCCTGTATTAGTCTGGCCAAGTCCTTTCTGGGACAG ATTTTAGTTCGCAAACTTCCTGATGGCAGAGAACTCTGGGGGAGGATTGTTGAAACAGAAGCTTATCTGGGTGGGGAAGATGAAGCTTCCCACTCGAAAGGTGGGAAACAAACTCAACGAAACGCGGCAATGTTCATGAAACCAGGAACCCTGTACGTGTATCAGATCTATGGGATTTATTTCTGCGTGAATGTTTCCAGCCAAG gggaaggggctgcagtCTTACTTCGCTCTCTGGAGCCTCTTCAGGGTTTAGATGCGATGAGGGAGCTGCGCAGTGCTTCAAGGAAAGGACCCACAAAGCCGTTGAAGGACTGGCAGCTGTGTAACGggccctccaagctctgccaagCACTCGGGATTGATAAAGCTTTTGACCAAAGGGACCTGACTCAAGATGCAGCCATCTGGATGGTACCTGGACACGACCTACCAGGGGAGCAGGACGTGGTAGCCACAACAAGGATTGGCATTGGCAACACGGGAGAGTGGGCACAGAAACCTCTCAGGTTTTATTTACGAGGAAACAAATTTGTAAGCGTTGTAGACaagaaaatggagagagagaTGGCAGCAATGGGACAAATCTCTTGCAGCTGA